One part of the Raphanus sativus cultivar WK10039 chromosome 7, ASM80110v3, whole genome shotgun sequence genome encodes these proteins:
- the LOC108817822 gene encoding protein DETOXIFICATION 25: MSSGVGETEERLLNGSETEQRRESLYLRKKIWSEVGKMWRIALPSTLFRVMSYACIVVAQAFIGHSSETGLAAYALIQSTFIRFIYGVMAGMSSATETLCGQAYGAQQYHMMGVYLQRSWIVDTFTATLFVPLIIYAGPILRLLGQNIEITKTVDEIYPLFIPYLYSIVFTMTMQMYLQAQMKNAIIGVLSTVALVVDIVATWWCVSVMGMGINGALLGLNISSWSMVIGELVYVFGGWCPHTWTGFSTAAFVDLIPMLKLSISSGFMLCLEYWYMSIIVLMSGYTEDANIAISAFSICQYIYTWEMNISFGLLGAACVRVANELGKGDAEAVRFSIKVVLVVSAVIGVLCSVLCLAFGGQISYLFSDSPRVSDAVADLSIVLSISILFNIVQPILSGVAIGAGMQSMVAFVNLATYYGVGIPFGFILINIFSFGVKGLWSGMLTGVGMQTLILSYVIYKTDWEMEVKKTNKRMETWTLKSPSVEPSPIMTRDEERK; the protein is encoded by the exons ATGAGTAGTGGTGTTGGAGAAACGGAAGAGAGACTGTTAAATGGGTCAGAGACAGAACAGAGGAGAGAAAGTCTCTACctgagaaagaagatttggagtgAAGTAGGAAAGATGTGGAGAATAGCTTTACCATCGACTTTGTTCAGAGTGATGTCGTATGCTTGCATAGTGGTAGCTCAAGCCTTTATTGGCCACTCCAGTGAAACGGGTCTTGCTGCTTATGCTCTCATTCAAAGCACTTTCATTCGTTTCATCTACGGTGTTATG GCGGGTATGTCAAGTGCGACGGAGACGCTATGTGGACAAGCCTACGGAGCACAACAATATCACATGATGGGGGTATATCTACAACGTTCTTGGATAGTAGACACCTTCACGGCCACTCTCTTTGTCCCTTTGATCATCTACGCGGGTCCTATTCTTCGGTTACTAGGCCAAAACATTGAGATTACCAAGACCGTAGACGAGATCTACCCTTTGTTCATTCCTTATCTATACAGTATCGTATTCACCATGACGATGCAGATGTATCTCCAAGCACAGATGAAGAACGCCATCATAGGCGTTCTCTCTACCGTAGCCTTGGTTGTGGACATTGTGGCCACGTGGTGGTGCGTGAGCGTGATGGGGATGGGAATCAATGGTGCGCTTCTAGGACTTAATATAAGCTCGTGGTCAATGGTAATAGGCGAGTTGGTGTACGTGTTTGGGGGGTGGTGCCCGCATACTTGGACCGGCTTTAGCACTGCTGCTTTTGTTGATCTTATTCCAATGCTCAAGTTATCCATTTCATCTGGCTTCATGCTTTG CTTAGAGTATTGGTATATGAGCATCATTGTCTTAATGTCTGGATATACTGAGGATGCGAATATTGCAATTTCAGCATTTTCCATATG CCAATATATATACACCTGGGAGATGAACATAAGCTTTGGCTTGTTGGGTGCAGCATG TGTACGAGTAGCAAACGAGTTAGGGAAAGGAGATGCAGAAGCGGTGAGGTTCTCGATAAAAGTGGTGCTTGTGGTATCAGCGGTGATTGGTGTGTTATGTTCTGTTCTTTGCCTAGCGTTTGGTGGTCAGATTTCGTATCTGTTCTCGGATAGCCCCCGAGTTTCAGATGCAGTCGCTGATCTCTCCATTGTCCTTAGCATATCCATACTCTTTAACATCGTCCAGCCCATTCTCTCtg GGGTAGCTATCGGAGCAGGAATGCAAAGCATGGTAGCATTTGTGAACTTAGCAACTTATTATGGAGTCGGTATTCCCTTCGGGTTCATCCTTATTAACATTTTCAGTTTTGGTGTTAAG GGACTGTGGTCAGGAATGTTGACTGGAGTCGGTATGCAAACACTGATATTGTCTTATGTTATTTACAAAACTGATTGGGAAATGGag GTAAAGAAGACGAACAAACGTATGGAAACCTGGACTCTAAAGTCACCTTCTGTAGAACCGAGTCCTATCATGACgagagatgaagagagaaagtga
- the LOC108817823 gene encoding chromo domain-containing protein LHP1-like — MKGAAGGVKKKTQVANDAGEAETTAVETFGGSGKRSGDGGGFGSDDGGGGGGESVLREMGDDRRTEDEEEEEEEEDDDEEEEEDEEDVGEGGGGGRKEERPKLDEGFFEIEAIRRKRVRKGKVQYLIKWRGWPETANTWEPKENLQSIADVIDAFEGSLKPGKPGRKPGRKRKHPPTSTPQLKKKQQQRLTSNNTSHDASERSDSFTSLNNSTLPTNNNIPGGPFDNLCSLPKGDGETAYAAANNNQVIEANSRSLVEKDYDPTLSELRGPVINSNGGGGEGGDNVRPNGLLKVYPKNSGFIGAKRRKSGSVKRFKQDASTSNNNNKNHTTAGTGQNAGTQELAELDSFGGVARIGNEYPPGVLENDNNLSQKSKMEELDIAKILKPVKFSSSVTNNVQDVLVTFLALRSDGEEVMVDNRFLKAHNPHLLIEFYEQHLKYNPER; from the exons ATGAAAGGGGCAGCAGGAGGTGTTAAGAAGAAGACCCAGGTGGCCAACGACGCCGGCGAGGCGGAGACGACGGCGGTGGAAACATTCGGAGGAAGCGGGAAAAGAAGTGGAGACGGCGGCGGGTTTGGCAGTGAcgacggcggaggaggaggaggagagtcAGTTCTTCGCGAGATGGGTGATGACAGGCGTACGGAggatgaggaagaggaagaagaagaagaagacgacgacgaagaagaggaggaagatgaagaagatgtaggagaaggaggaggaggaggaaggaaAGAGGAAAGGCCAAAGCTTGATGAAGGGTTTTTCGAAATCGAAGCTATTCGTCGTAAGAGAGTTCGTAAA GGAAAGGTCCAGTATCTAATTAAATG GCGTGGATGGCCAGAAACAGCCAACACATGGGAGCCTAAAGAGAATCTCCAGTCTATTGCTGATGTTATTGATGCATTTGAAGGAAG TTTGAAGCCAGGGAAGCCTGGAAGGAAGCCCGGAAGGAAGCGTAAACATCCTCCTACTTCTACTCCTcagttgaagaagaagcagcagcAACGTTTAACATCTAATAATACATCGCATGATGCTTCTGAGAGATCCGACTCTTTCACATCTCTTAACAACTCTACCCTTCCTACTAATAACAACATTCCTGGTGGTCCATTCGACAACCTCTGCAGTCTGCCAAAAGGAGATGGGGAAACTGCTTATGCAGCAGCCAACAACAACCAAGTTATTGAAGCTAACAGCAGGAGTTTAGTAGAGAAAGATTACGATCCGACGCTTAGCGAGCTGAGGGGACCAGTCATTAACAGtaacggaggaggaggagaaggtgGTGATAATGTGAGACCAAATGGCCTTCTCAAGGTTTATCCTAAGAACAGTGGGTTCATTGGTGCTAAGAGGAGGAAGTCTGGTTCTGTGAAAAGATTCAAACAAGACGCATCCACaagtaacaacaacaacaagaaccaCACAACAGCAGGTACTGGTCAGAATGCAGGGACACAAGAGTTGGCTGAGTTAGACTCTTTTGGAGGAGTCGCGAGGATAGGGAATGAGTATCCTCCTGGTGTGTTGGAGAATGACAACAATCTCTCTCAGAAAAGCAAGATGGAGGAGCTGGACATTGCGAAGATCCTTAAACCGGTGAAGTTCTCTTCATCTGTCACAAACAATGTGCAAGACGTGTTGGTGACCTTTTTGGCTCTGAG GTCTGATGGGGAGGAAGTGATGGTAGACAACAGGTTTCTCAAGGCTCACAATCCTCATCTG CTGATTGAGTTCTACGAGCAACATCTCAAGTACAATCCGGAAAGATAA
- the LOC108815859 gene encoding uncharacterized protein LOC108815859, with protein MASSSLAKSVFSLASSPFILTSSHKITRHYSSSFRASVCMDLKEVRSSTDLVDLEYAELNLKYKISEEVGHVRIRQHVNPLSSSFSTPAPVPTWEEVYKDPSLPLMVDIGSGSGRFLLWLAKKNAESGNYLGLEIRQKLVKRANFWVNELGLSNAHFIFANAMVSFDQLISSYPGPLEFVSILCPDPHFKKRHHKRRVVQKPLVDSILQNLKPGGKILVQSDVLDVAQDMRDQFDEEAKVLEHVDTVDAEEGWLSENPMGIRTEREIHAELEGARIYRRLYQKKILMDSLQ; from the exons atggcttcttcttctctggcaAAGAGTGTGTTTTCATTGGCTTCATCGCCGTTTATCTTAACGAGCAGTCACAAAATCACTCGCCACTATAGCAGCAGCTTCAGGGCTTCAGTTTGTATGGATTTAAAGGAAGTGAGAAGCAGCACTGATTTGGTGGACTTGGAGTACGCAGAGCTAAACCTCAAGTACAAGATATCTGAG GAAGTGGGTCATGTAAGAATCAGACAGCATGTTAACCCTCTCAGTTCCTCTTTCTCT ACTCCAGCTCCAGTTCCTACTTGGGAGGAAGTGTACAAGGATCCATCGTTACCTCTTATGGTTGATATTGGAAGTG GTAGTGGCAGATTCCTCCTGTGGCTAGCCAAGAAGAATGCTGAGTCAGGAAACTACTTGGGGTTGGAGATACGCCAGAAA CTGGTCAAGCGTGCTAACTTTTGGGTTAACGAGCTGGGACTTTCAAACGC ACACTTCATATTTGCAAATGCCATGGTTTCCTTTGATCAGCTTATATCAAGCTATCCCGGACCGTTGGAGTTTGTCTCAATCTTG TGTCCGGATCCACATTTCAAGAAACGGCATCACAAGAGACGTGTTGTGCAAAAGCCTTTGGTAGATTCCATTCTGCAAAACCTAAAACCAGGTGGAAAG ATCCTTGTGCAGTCAGATGTGCTCGACGTAGCTCAAGACATGAGAGATCAGTTTGACGAGGAAGCAAAGGTTCTTGAACATGTGGACACCGTCGATGCAGAGGAAGGTTGGTTAAGTGAAAACCCGATGGGTATACGAACTGAACGAGAGATCCACGCTGAACTCGAAGGTGCAAGGATCTACAGAAGACTATACCAGAAGAAGATATTAATGGATAGTCTCCAATAA
- the LOC108815931 gene encoding glycine-rich protein A3 isoform X3, whose product MGEDQRDKGLFHHLAGGHYRPYGHHGYSNHGHHGYGIPYAYPAPPPPYGYPPVAYPPHGGYHPTGYPPHGYPSHGNYPGHHHHGGIGAMIAGGAAMAAAAVGSHHHGHYGHHHGHGYGYGYHKHGKFKHGKFGKRWKHGIFGKHKGKFFKKWK is encoded by the exons atggGCGAGGATCAGCGTGACAAAGGACTCTTCCACCACTTAGCAGGTGGACACTACCGACCTTACGGTCATCATGGTTATAGTAATCACGGTCATCATGGTTATGGAATTCCTTATGCATAccctgctcctcctcctccgtatGGTTATCCACCAGTTGCTTATCCTCCACACGGTGGTTACCATCCAACCGGTTATCCACCTCACGGTTATCCATCTCACGGTAATTATCCCG GACACCACCACCACGGAGGTATAGGAGCGATGATCGCGGGTGGAGCGGCTATGGCAGCTGCAGCAGTTGGTTCTCACCACCACGGACACTATGGTCACCATCACGGTCACGGCTATGGGTACGGGTATCACAAACACGGTAAGTTCAAGCATGGGAAGTTCGGGAAACGCTGGAAACATGGCATATTTGGGAAGCACAAGGGAAAATTCTTCAAGAAATGGAAGTGA
- the LOC108815931 gene encoding glycine-rich protein A3 isoform X4, which produces MGEDQRDKGLFHHLAGGHYRPYGHHGYSNHGHHGYGIPYAYPAPPPPYGYPPVAYPPHGGYHPTGYPPHGYPSHGHHHHGGIGAMIAGGAAMAAAAVGSHHHGHYGHHHGHGYGYGYHKHGKFKHGKFGKRWKHGIFGKHKGKFFKKWK; this is translated from the exons atggGCGAGGATCAGCGTGACAAAGGACTCTTCCACCACTTAGCAGGTGGACACTACCGACCTTACGGTCATCATGGTTATAGTAATCACGGTCATCATGGTTATGGAATTCCTTATGCATAccctgctcctcctcctccgtatGGTTATCCACCAGTTGCTTATCCTCCACACGGTGGTTACCATCCAACCGGTTATCCACCTCACGGTTATCCATCTCACG GACACCACCACCACGGAGGTATAGGAGCGATGATCGCGGGTGGAGCGGCTATGGCAGCTGCAGCAGTTGGTTCTCACCACCACGGACACTATGGTCACCATCACGGTCACGGCTATGGGTACGGGTATCACAAACACGGTAAGTTCAAGCATGGGAAGTTCGGGAAACGCTGGAAACATGGCATATTTGGGAAGCACAAGGGAAAATTCTTCAAGAAATGGAAGTGA
- the LOC108815931 gene encoding glycine-rich protein A3 isoform X1: MGEDQRDKGLFHHLAGGHYRPYGHHGYSNHGHHGYGIPYAYPAPPPPYGYPPVAYPPHGGYHPTGYPPHGYPSHGNYPGQSHGNYPGHHHHGGIGAMIAGGAAMAAAAVGSHHHGHYGHHHGHGYGYGYHKHGKFKHGKFGKRWKHGIFGKHKGKFFKKWK, from the exons atggGCGAGGATCAGCGTGACAAAGGACTCTTCCACCACTTAGCAGGTGGACACTACCGACCTTACGGTCATCATGGTTATAGTAATCACGGTCATCATGGTTATGGAATTCCTTATGCATAccctgctcctcctcctccgtatGGTTATCCACCAGTTGCTTATCCTCCACACGGTGGTTACCATCCAACCGGTTATCCACCTCACGGTTATCCATCTCACGGTAATTATCCCGGTCAGTCTCACGGTAATTATCCCG GACACCACCACCACGGAGGTATAGGAGCGATGATCGCGGGTGGAGCGGCTATGGCAGCTGCAGCAGTTGGTTCTCACCACCACGGACACTATGGTCACCATCACGGTCACGGCTATGGGTACGGGTATCACAAACACGGTAAGTTCAAGCATGGGAAGTTCGGGAAACGCTGGAAACATGGCATATTTGGGAAGCACAAGGGAAAATTCTTCAAGAAATGGAAGTGA
- the LOC108815931 gene encoding glycine-rich protein A3 isoform X2: MGEDQRDKGLFHHLAGGHYRPYGHHGYSNHGHHGYGIPYAYPAPPPPYGYPPVAYPPHGGYHPTGYPPHGYPSHGNYPGQSHGHHHHGGIGAMIAGGAAMAAAAVGSHHHGHYGHHHGHGYGYGYHKHGKFKHGKFGKRWKHGIFGKHKGKFFKKWK, from the exons atggGCGAGGATCAGCGTGACAAAGGACTCTTCCACCACTTAGCAGGTGGACACTACCGACCTTACGGTCATCATGGTTATAGTAATCACGGTCATCATGGTTATGGAATTCCTTATGCATAccctgctcctcctcctccgtatGGTTATCCACCAGTTGCTTATCCTCCACACGGTGGTTACCATCCAACCGGTTATCCACCTCACGGTTATCCATCTCACGGTAATTATCCCGGTCAGTCTCACG GACACCACCACCACGGAGGTATAGGAGCGATGATCGCGGGTGGAGCGGCTATGGCAGCTGCAGCAGTTGGTTCTCACCACCACGGACACTATGGTCACCATCACGGTCACGGCTATGGGTACGGGTATCACAAACACGGTAAGTTCAAGCATGGGAAGTTCGGGAAACGCTGGAAACATGGCATATTTGGGAAGCACAAGGGAAAATTCTTCAAGAAATGGAAGTGA
- the LOC108817622 gene encoding uncharacterized protein LOC108817622 encodes MDPQAFIRLSVGSLALRSPKHLLNSASTSDEKKNSSNSQCSCEIKLRGFPVQTTSIPLMPSLDAAPDHHHSVSTSFYLEESDLRALLTPGCFYNPNAHLEVSVFAGKKSSSSHCGVGAKRQQIGVFKLEVGPEWGEGKPVILFNGWIGIGKNKRDGGAQLHLRVKLDPDPRYVFQFEDVTTLSPQIVQLRGSVKQPIFSCKFSRDRVSQVDPLNGYWSSSGDGTELGSERRERKGWKVKIHDLSGSAVAAAFITTPFVPSTGCDWVAKSNPGAWHVVRPDPCRPNSWQPWGKLEAWRERGIRDSVCCRFHVLSNGQEVGDVLMSEILISAEKGGEFLIDTDKQMLTVAATPIPSPQSSGDYSGLGQCVSGGGFVMSSRVQGEGKSSKPVVQLAMRHVTCVEDAAIFMALAAAVDLSILACKPFRRTSRRRFRHYSW; translated from the exons ATGGATCCCCAAGCTTTTATCCGTCTTTCAGTAGGCTCACTCGCTTTAAGAAGTCCCAAGCATCTCCTCAACTCTGCTTCAACCTCCGATGAGAAGAAGAACTCTTCTAATTCCCAATGCTCCTGCGAGATAAAACTCAGAGGCTTTCCTGTTCAGACCACATCCATCCCTCTGATGCCTTCCTTAGACGCAGCTCCTGACCACCACCACAGCGTCTCCACGAGCTTTTACCTCGAAGAGTCTGATCTGAGAGCTCTCCTGACCCCTGGATGCTTCTACAACCCTAACGCCCACTTGGAAGTTTCTGTTTTCGCCGGTAAAAAGAGTTCTTCTTCTCACTGCGGAGTTGGAGCTAAAAGACAGCAGATCGGTGTGTTTAAGCTGGAGGTAGGTCCTGAATGGGGAGAAGGAAAGCCAGTGATTCTGTTCAATGGCTGGATAGGTATTGGAAAGAACAAGCGAGACGGTGGTGCACAGCTTCATCTGAGAGTGAAGCTTGATCCTGATCCTAGATATGTTTTCCAGTTCGAGGATGTGACTACTTTGAGTCCTCAGATAGTTCAGCTTCGTGGCTCTGTCAAGCAACCTATCTTCAGCTGCAAGTTTAGCCGAGACAG GGTGTCACAGGTGGATCCGTTGAACGGATACTGGTCAAGTTCAGGGGATGGAACCGAGCTTGGAAGCGAGAGACGTGAGAGAAAAGGCTGGAAAGTGAAGATACACGATCTCTCCGGCTCTGCGGTTGCTGCAGCTTTCATAACAACTCCTTTCGTCCCATCCACTGGCTGTGATTGGGTTGCAAAGTCCAACCCCGGCGCTTGGCACGTGGTCAGGCCCGACCCGTGCCGCCCGAACAGCTGGCAGCCGTGGGGAAAGCTCGAAGCTTGGCGGGAACGCGGGATCAGAGACTCTGTCTGCTGCAGGTTCCACGTCCTTTCCAACGGTCAAGAAGTAGGAGATGTTTTGATGTCAGAGATCCTCATCAGCGCCGAGAAAGGCGGGGAGTTTTTGATCGACACTGATAAGCAGATGCTGACGGTTGCAGCTACGCCGATCCCGAGCCCGCAGAGCAGCGGAGACTACTCGGGTTTGGGACAGTGCGTCTCCGGAGGCGGGTTTGTGATGAGCTCGAGAGTGCAAGGGGAAGGGAAAAGCAGCAAGCCGGTTGTGCAGCTGGCTATGAGGCATGTGACTTGTGTGGAAGATGCAGCTATTTTCATGGCGCTTGCTGCTGCTGTTGATCTTAGCATCTTGGCTTGTAAACCTTTCAGGAGAACTAGCCGGAGAAGGTTCCGCCATTACTCATGGTGA
- the LOC108817623 gene encoding xylulose 5-phosphate/phosphate translocator, chloroplastic, with protein sequence MISLNLSASLNPGLTRTRQNPTRISPLHAAAADKPISCRYQLGFPQIPNLQIRQKTFLSPLTKRPRSVSAAASSAEANPEPESEEAAAKNKKAKSLQLGIVFGLWYFQNIVFNIFNKKALNVFPYPWLLASFQLFAGSVWMLVLWSFKLYPCPKISKPFVVALLGPALFHTVGHISACVSFSKVAVSFTHVIKSAEPVFSVIFSSFLGDTYPLAVWLSILPIVMGCSLAAVTEVSFNLGGLSGAMISNVGFVLRNIYSKRSLQSFKEIDGLNLYGCISILSLFYLFPVAVFVEGSSHWVQGYHKAIASVGKPSTFYVWVLLSGVFYHLYNQSSYQALDEISPLTFSVGNTMKRVVVIVSSVLVFRNPVRLLNALGSAIAIFGTFLYSQATAKKKKIEVEAGDGDKKD encoded by the coding sequence ATGATCTCATTGAACCTATCAGCTTCCCTGAATCCGGGTCTGACCCGTACCCGTCAAAACCCTACCCGTATCTCTCCTCTCCACGCCGCCGCCGCCGATAAACCCATCAGCTGCAGATACCAATTAGGGTTCCCACAGATCCCCAATCTCCAGATTCGCCAAAAAACCTTCCTTTCACCACTCACCAAACGACCCAGATCCGTCTCCGCCGCCGCCTCCTCCGCCGAGGCCAATCCAGAGCCCGAGTCCGAGGAAGCTGCGGCGAAGAATAAGAAGGCGAAGAGCCTCCAGCTAGGGATAGTGTTCGGTCTCTGGTACTTCCAGAACATCGTCTTCAACATCTTCAACAAGAAGGCACTCAACGTCTTCCCTTACCCCTGGCTCCTCGCTTCCTTCCAGCTCTTCGCCGGCTCCGTCTGGATGCTCGTCCTCTGGTCCTTCAAGCTCTACCCTTGCCCCAAAATCTCCAAACCCTTCGTCGTCGCTCTCCTCGGACCAGCCCTGTTCCACACCGTCGGACACATCTCCGCTTGCGTCTCCTTCTCCAAAGTCGCCGTCTCCTTCACCCACGTGATCAAATCCGCCGAGCCAGTCTTCTCTGTCATCTTCTCCTCTTTCTTGGGAGACACGTATCCTTTAGCTGTGTGGCTATCGATTCTCCCCATCGTCATGGGTTGCTCTTTAGCTGCGGTCACTGAAGTTTCCTTCAACTTGGGAGGACTCTCTGGAGCTATGATCAGTAACGTTGGTTTCGTCTTGAGGAACATTTACTCTAAACGAAGTTTACAGAGCTTCAAAGAGATAGACGGGTTGAATCTCTACGGTTGCATCAGTATCCTCTCTCTGTTTTATCTGTTCCCCGTGGCGGTTTTCGTCGAAGGGTCGTCGCACTGGGTTCAGGGCTACCATAAAGCCATTGCTTCCGTTGGTAAGCCGTCCACGTTTTACGTTTGGGTGTTGCTCTCTGGCGTATTCTACCATCTGTACAACCAGTCTTCTTACCAGGCCCTCGACGAGATCAGTCCTTTGACTTTCTCTGTTGGGAACACGATGAAGAGGGTGGTGGTGATCGTCTCCTCGGTTTTGGTGTTTAGGAACCCTGTTAGGCTTCTGAATGCTCTTGGTTCGGCTATCGCGATTTTCGGTACTTTCTTGTACTCTCAGGCTActgctaagaagaagaagattgaggtTGAGGCTGGAGATGGTGATAAGAAGGACTAA